The genomic DNA CAATTAATAATACAAAAAGTTCTACAGGGAAACACCAATGCTTTTGCAGAATTGGTAGATGCTTATAAAAATTTAGTATTTACGGTTGCTTTAAAGATGGTTAAAAATAGAGAGGAAGCAGAAGAAGTGAGTCAAGATACTTTTATAAAGGCGTATAAAAATTTATCTAAATTTAAAGGAGATTCTAAGTTTTCTACGTGGTTGTATACAATTACGTATCATAATTGTTTAGACCGGTTTAAGAAAAATGAAAAGGATTATAAAACCGATTCTATAGAAAACATGCTCTCTTTTAATGTCTGTTCTACAGATGATGTTTTAAAAACGATAGAAAGGCAAGATAGAGCAACAATTTTAAAAGACTGTTTAGATGAATTGCCAGAAGAAGAACGAACTATTTTATGGTTTTTTTATTATAAAGAATTAAGTTTGAAAGAGATTGTAAACATAACTCAGTTTTCTGAAGCCAATGTAAAAGTAAAATTACACAGAGGACGAAAACATTTATTATCGATTGTTAAAGAAAAATTTGAACCAGAAATGATAGCGCATTATGGAAAAAAATAAACAACACCTGGAAGAAGATACTTTTTTAAAAAAGTATGTACAAGAAATTGAATTAGACAAAACAAAGGCTGATTTTACCTCTTCAATTATGGATGCAATTCTTACTGAAGAAAAACAATCCGTTTTAAAAACAGTACCATTAATTTCTAAGAAAATATGGTTTATTTCTTTTGGCTTTGTAGCTACTTGTTTATGGTTTTTATTGAAAGGTAAAAGCACCGATACAGTTAATTTTCCTGTACTAGATTATCGTTTTATGCCAAAAGTAGAAATTCCAAACTTGTTTGGTAATATCTCTATATCATCAACAATTATGTTTGCTGTTGTTACCTTT from Polaribacter sp. ALD11 includes the following:
- a CDS encoding RNA polymerase sigma factor, coding for MTNQDQLIIQKVLQGNTNAFAELVDAYKNLVFTVALKMVKNREEAEEVSQDTFIKAYKNLSKFKGDSKFSTWLYTITYHNCLDRFKKNEKDYKTDSIENMLSFNVCSTDDVLKTIERQDRATILKDCLDELPEEERTILWFFYYKELSLKEIVNITQFSEANVKVKLHRGRKHLLSIVKEKFEPEMIAHYGKK